The window TATCTGGATCTCCCATCTTGTGTTTCCATTACACCAGAAGTCCAGTCTCTAACAGATGCAGCCAAGGTGTTCATTTGCGATCAGTTCGGGGACATAACCAAGTGAGTCCACATCTACCAGTGATAAAGATGAGTGAAAATTTATTTGTTTTCTAATTACGGATTCCTGAACTACAGGTTGCAAGATGAATCGACGATCCTTCCTCTTGCTGCCATCGAGGTTTTACTGTCTAGTGATCGTCTCCAAGTGGCATCAGAAGATGCAGCCTATGACTTCGTGCTCAAGTGGGCGCATGCTCGGTACCCGGTACCGGAAGAACGGCGTGAGATCTTGGGGCCTCACCTACTCCACCATGTCCGTTTTCCTTATATGAGTCTCGAGAAGCTCAGAGAAGTCCTCGATGACTTGGATCATGAACTTGTTTCCGAATTAGTGAACGAGGCTCTTTGGTTCAAGGCAGATGCCCTCCACCGGCAACGTGCCCTCGCTGCTGAGTCAACGCACAAGCGGTTTACGGAGAGGGACTACACACATCGTCCGCTCAAGATCCTGGAATTCGATAGGCCACATCCGCAATGCATCGTATACCTGGATCTCAGGAGGGAGGAATGTGCCACCAAACTGTTCCCAGCAGGCCAGATCGACTCCCAGTCATTTCACTTCGGTGGACACAGATTCGTCCTATCAGCAAGCTACTACTCGAATACGAACACTGGCCGCCACTTTCGCCTTCTCCTAAGGATGCAGCCCGACGGTTCGGCCAGCTTTCCGGTAATAACCTGTCGGAGTTGCCCAAGAATGAAGCCATCCAGAGATTTTCTCGAGAGGTACGAAGAAAGGTCCACTTTAAGGGGTCGGAACACAGAAGTCTCCCGGAGCCTGCTTGATTTACAATGGAACTCATTTATCGCCGACAAGAGCAAGTACTTCATCGATGACACCCTCCAAATGAGAGTTGCGTTGACCATCAGGTAGGCTCCACCGGCTTACCTGTAGTAGTACTGTTGTAAAGAAGGAGAACTCTCAAGATTTGATGATGAAGTGCTTCGACATGGAATAGATAATATAGATTTCTGACttataattttcttatttcttcTTACAAACACAACTCATATTTATGATAGATTTGTTGTTGTCACCGTTGCCTGTTGCTACTGTTTCTGTTGCTAATATGATTGTATgatcatcattaaaaaaaaaaaaaaaaaggctctcaCAAGGCTTTACAATCGAAGGGTGCGTCCTCGGCCAATCAAAATCATGCAAAAGGTC of the Musa acuminata AAA Group cultivar baxijiao chromosome BXJ3-2, Cavendish_Baxijiao_AAA, whole genome shotgun sequence genome contains:
- the LOC135631622 gene encoding BTB/POZ domain-containing protein POB1-like — encoded protein: MESNFMFAYNHPKFSDRVLRIEVVGEPPDGEVGIQRDTHHKRQSDTDDVTDQGDDSDLIVRVNSIYVNSAILAKRSPFFDKLFTNGMKESNQQDATVRINKSEEAAFMELLGFMYGGNLPTISPTLLDVLVIADKFAVDSCVRRCAELLGSLPMNMEYALLYLDLPSCVSITPEVQSLTDAAKVFICDQFGDITKLQDESTILPLAAIEVLLSSDRLQVASEDAAYDFVLKWAHARYPVPEERREILGPHLLHHVRFPYMSLEKLREVLDDLDHELVSELVNEALWFKADALHRQRALAAESTHKRFTERDYTHRPLKILEFDRPHPQCIVYLDLRREECATKLFPAGQIDSQSFHFGGHRFVLSASYYSNTNTGRHFRLLLRMQPDGSASFPVITCRSCPRMKPSRDFLERYEERSTLRGRNTEVSRSLLDLQWNSFIADKSKYFIDDTLQMRVALTIR